In Ipomoea triloba cultivar NCNSP0323 chromosome 15, ASM357664v1, one genomic interval encodes:
- the LOC116006907 gene encoding chlorophyll a-b binding protein 7, chloroplastic — MELLSSSSSSFHSASFISTNRRAAHSIRKTARTIGKSFPRIKASWQELAGVLVFSAIPFTAVKALANSSLGETLRRRLEDRKKAAVDDSAKFKALAEAAREDSMWYGETRPRWLGPIPYDYPSYLTGELPGDYSFDIAGLSKDPIALQKYFNFEILHARWAMLAALGALIPELLDLTGAFQFVEPVWWRVGYSKLKGDTLDYLGIPGFHFAGSQGVFVIAVCQALLMVGPEYARYCGIEALEPLGIYLPGDINYPGGILFDPLNLSKDPVAFEDLKVKEIKNGRLAMVAWLGFYTQAAVTGKGPLQNLLEHISDPFHNNLFSALSSL; from the exons ATGGAGCTTCTTTCgtcatcttcctcttcttttcacTCGGCGAGTTTCATCTCTACCAATCGACGCGCCGCTCATTCCATTCGCAAGACCGCCCGCACCATTGGCAAATCCTTTCCACGCATCAAAGCTTCATGGCAAGAG CTTGCCGGCGTTTTGGTCTTCTCTGCAATCCCCTTCACTGCTGTTAAAGCCCTAGCCAACAGTAGCCTTGGGGAGACGCTTCGGAGACGATTGGAGGACAGAAAGAAGGCTGCTGTCGACGATTCTGCCAAGTTTAAGGCGCTTGCTGAAGCAGCAAGAGAGGATAG CATGTGGTATGGAGAAACTCGCCCTCGTTGGCTTGGTCCAATCCCATATGACTATCCTTCTTATCTTACTGGAGAGCTGCCCGGAGATTATAGCTTTGATATTGCAGGTTTAAGCAAGGATCCAATAGCCCTTCAAAAGTACTTCAA TTTTGAGATATTGCATGCACGGTGGGCTATGCTCGCTGCTCTTGGTGCATTGATTCCAGAACTGTTAGACCTGACAGGAGCATTTCAATTTGTAGAACCTGTTTGGTGGCGTGTAGGCTATTCAAAACTAAAG GGAGACACACTTGACTACTTAGGGATCCCAGGATTCCATTTTGCTGGAAGCCAAGGGGTCTTTGTCATAGCTGTTTGCCAAGCTCTTCTGATG GTTGGCCCGGAATATGCCAGATATTGTGGGATTGAAGCATTAGAACCTTTGGGAATTTACTTGCCAGGTGATATAAATTATCCTGGAGGCATTCTTTTTGATCCTCTGAATCTATCCAAGGACCCTGTGGCATTTGAAGATTTAAAggtgaaagaaattaaaaacgGGCGGTTAGCTATGGTTGCCTGGTTAGGCTTTTACACTCAAGCAGCTGTTACTGGTAAAGGCCCTTTGCAGAACCTCTTGGAACACATCTCAGACCCCTTCCACAATAACTTGTTTTCTGCTCTAAGTTCTCTGTAA